In bacterium, one genomic interval encodes:
- a CDS encoding PQQ-like beta-propeller repeat protein produces MKRKRLRGLVIMLLAVALLIPGCDPKEHETKYEPQYCSDSLLSASDAMWSHGLGDLQNTKRATDIRTKGCVYRHLGPSAPYLPPTVKWKFEIGGPGTAAPPVIGDDGTIYLVAEKPGQADNGGYRDVGLFAINPNGTQKWYFSRPDSTLPGGAIMHGRSVALADDGTIYLTLFDRIIYALRKDGSIKWSKRKNAPAGPAVDVSHRAYFGSDTIWCYSGSGKLQWQYIPDEYIGYCTKIVLTPTMVICGFSDGILALSYTGKKKWFYPVDFFSPLHFSMVSDEEENIYFKTSSNNLRSIDRNGVLRWVGSVNNIGGMSDLALRGQYLYFGAFTSMFRLDKDTGTDPVTFGYVPLARYISENTAPLIDDAGTLYMPFPGAGISAYLAEGTETGPSFLINKHWDMHIPQGDGNLLESYLAMGRDGVLYIASWVHGSAGKTGYLYAIN; encoded by the coding sequence ATGAAACGTAAACGCTTGAGAGGTCTTGTAATCATGCTTTTGGCTGTCGCGCTACTGATACCCGGCTGCGACCCAAAGGAGCATGAGACTAAGTATGAACCCCAATACTGCTCCGACAGTCTGCTCTCGGCATCGGATGCGATGTGGTCGCACGGCCTTGGCGATCTGCAAAATACTAAAAGAGCTACAGATATTCGCACCAAAGGCTGTGTATATCGGCATCTAGGGCCTTCAGCGCCGTATCTGCCCCCGACGGTCAAGTGGAAGTTTGAGATCGGCGGCCCGGGCACAGCCGCGCCTCCGGTGATCGGCGATGACGGCACGATCTACTTAGTCGCCGAAAAACCAGGTCAAGCGGATAACGGAGGTTACCGCGATGTCGGGCTTTTTGCTATCAATCCCAATGGTACGCAGAAATGGTATTTTTCCAGACCTGATTCCACTCTGCCCGGTGGCGCGATTATGCATGGCCGGTCCGTTGCCTTAGCGGATGATGGAACAATCTATCTAACCTTGTTTGATAGGATAATCTATGCGCTTCGTAAAGACGGTAGTATAAAATGGTCAAAGCGCAAAAACGCGCCGGCTGGTCCTGCTGTGGATGTCTCTCATCGGGCTTACTTTGGATCAGATACGATTTGGTGTTACAGTGGTAGTGGTAAATTGCAATGGCAGTATATACCGGATGAGTATATAGGGTATTGTACGAAGATTGTACTGACTCCAACAATGGTTATTTGTGGTTTTTCGGATGGAATACTTGCTTTATCCTATACTGGTAAGAAAAAGTGGTTTTATCCTGTTGATTTTTTTAGCCCACTTCATTTTAGTATGGTATCCGATGAGGAGGAGAATATCTACTTCAAAACGAGTTCCAATAATCTTCGCTCGATAGATCGTAATGGCGTATTACGCTGGGTAGGCAGCGTCAATAACATCGGCGGTATGAGCGATCTGGCACTGCGTGGACAGTATCTGTATTTCGGGGCTTTTACCTCTATGTTTAGGCTTGATAAGGATACCGGGACTGATCCCGTAACATTTGGCTATGTACCATTAGCAAGATATATTAGTGAAAACACCGCGCCCTTGATAGATGATGCCGGTACACTTTATATGCCGTTCCCCGGCGCAGGTATTTCAGCGTATTTAGCAGAGGGGACTGAAACCGGTCCATCTTTTTTGATCAACAAACATTGGGATATGCACATTCCTCAGGGAGATGGGAATCTTCTAGAAAGTTATTTGGCGATGGGACGCGATGGAGTGCTGTATATCGCAAGCTGGGTGCACGGGAGTGCGGGAAAGACGGGGTATCTGTATGCGATCAATTAA
- a CDS encoding CoA pyrophosphatase — protein MPHPLEDLNTLRTLIRQVYEGHEKRILPAGQNTQAAVLIPLFLKEKKIHVLFTKRTETVRTHKGQIAFPGGARDAEDNDLQYTALRETEEEIGIPGNTVEILAETSPMVTPTQFHVTPFIGIVPYPFDWKINPYETESIIEIPMSHLLDERHHRKGFRMWQDRTYEIHYFDYQEHTVWGVTGFIVYEFLEKLRPHL, from the coding sequence ATGCCCCATCCGCTTGAAGATTTGAATACATTGCGCACTCTGATTCGTCAAGTGTACGAGGGTCACGAAAAGCGCATATTGCCCGCCGGACAGAATACGCAAGCCGCCGTTTTAATCCCGCTCTTTCTCAAAGAAAAAAAAATTCACGTCTTATTTACCAAACGCACCGAAACTGTACGCACCCATAAAGGTCAGATCGCTTTCCCCGGTGGTGCGCGGGATGCGGAAGATAATGATTTACAATATACCGCACTTCGCGAAACAGAAGAAGAAATCGGCATACCCGGAAATACCGTCGAGATTTTAGCTGAAACCAGCCCGATGGTCACGCCGACACAATTTCATGTAACTCCTTTTATCGGCATCGTGCCCTACCCGTTTGATTGGAAAATCAATCCGTATGAAACCGAATCCATCATCGAAATACCGATGTCCCATCTTTTGGATGAACGCCATCATCGCAAGGGATTTCGTATGTGGCAAGATCGTACGTATGAAATCCACTATTTCGATTACCAAGAACACACCGTCTGGGGTGTTACCGGGTTTATCGTGTATGAATTTTTAGAAAAACTACGCCCTCATTTATAA
- a CDS encoding T9SS type A sorting domain-containing protein, with translation MRLFYLLLLQACLLQAILADGASELYVRWKTKPTGTVRISIKPKLNTLVFDQNYNALPLGHAAYNEFTDPENVLWNFVGDGSPAGSAEQINGTVYYGLYEINYQIWNSSSQRYDPLPGSPVYLDFRDADYNTSQPYCNSYSCDYDFRVYYDAVGFQKVSDPATNYYTYVTCFGNIAERIEFGASGGTRTIWGLGNRTQNAAPFKNMNVQPTSTAAMNPVIVNINGANVTLAKDQLYFVAATGSTSIIVPHRAGSSIYFSQWENGALFDTIRSVSANLDGNYLQPSYKQSNQVTTITGPEIFTQKQTLTFRRQLAIPTLRAVFRWYVKWNFSNVWQMLGSDTVAYVTPNASSDYSFLLRCYTRDSSEQIVQYSAEDHAVDYAGGGGGGGPQIAQRDENSEYYAQSSGTASQSIPDFSTMSDVEKKEWLRPIKEMVRASGYHFRWTENDPYTEGLDPYVEALDQEESMGGAKSIPETTPSATPEIKPALLSKASSSSSLSSIPEQFRITANYPNPFNPSTTIAFEAPEEAYVTLTVYNTLGQKVKTLYRGVKSSGRHIVQWDATNDSGNIQPSGIYIVLLQAGNFSQSHKITLMK, from the coding sequence ATGCGTTTATTTTATCTCTTATTACTACAGGCTTGCTTACTGCAAGCGATATTAGCCGATGGCGCCTCGGAACTCTACGTGCGCTGGAAAACCAAACCTACCGGCACGGTGCGCATCTCTATCAAACCTAAATTGAATACCTTAGTGTTCGACCAAAATTACAACGCTTTACCTCTCGGGCATGCTGCCTACAACGAATTCACCGATCCGGAGAATGTTCTTTGGAATTTCGTGGGGGATGGATCTCCGGCTGGATCCGCAGAACAAATAAACGGCACGGTGTATTACGGACTCTATGAAATCAATTATCAAATATGGAACAGTTCTTCTCAAAGGTATGACCCCCTTCCCGGCAGTCCTGTGTATCTGGATTTTCGTGATGCGGATTATAATACGTCCCAGCCGTATTGTAATAGCTATTCATGTGACTACGACTTCAGGGTGTATTACGATGCCGTTGGCTTTCAGAAAGTGTCTGATCCGGCTACGAACTACTATACTTATGTAACTTGTTTTGGCAATATAGCAGAGCGTATCGAGTTTGGCGCTAGTGGCGGTACGCGGACGATATGGGGACTTGGTAACCGCACTCAGAATGCCGCGCCGTTTAAGAATATGAATGTTCAGCCCACATCAACTGCGGCTATGAATCCAGTGATAGTCAATATCAATGGCGCCAATGTCACGTTAGCCAAAGATCAGTTGTACTTCGTAGCGGCTACCGGTTCGACGTCTATCATCGTGCCGCATCGTGCCGGGAGTTCGATTTATTTTAGCCAGTGGGAAAACGGAGCGCTTTTTGATACGATTCGCAGCGTTAGCGCCAACTTGGATGGTAATTATCTTCAACCAAGCTACAAACAAAGTAATCAGGTAACGACGATCACCGGGCCTGAGATATTTACACAGAAGCAGACACTGACTTTTAGGCGGCAATTAGCCATACCGACGCTCCGTGCTGTATTCCGGTGGTACGTCAAGTGGAATTTTTCTAACGTGTGGCAGATGCTGGGCTCGGATACCGTAGCGTACGTTACTCCCAATGCCTCTTCAGATTACAGTTTTTTACTGCGTTGTTATACCCGAGATTCGTCCGAGCAGATTGTTCAATACTCTGCTGAAGATCATGCCGTAGATTATGCGGGCGGAGGCGGTGGTGGCGGACCCCAAATCGCACAGCGTGACGAGAATTCAGAGTACTATGCGCAAAGCTCCGGTACTGCTTCTCAATCCATCCCGGACTTTAGTACGATGAGCGATGTGGAGAAAAAAGAATGGCTTCGTCCGATCAAAGAAATGGTGCGCGCCTCAGGTTATCACTTCCGCTGGACAGAAAACGATCCTTATACGGAAGGACTTGACCCATATGTAGAAGCATTGGATCAAGAGGAATCAATGGGGGGGGCAAAATCTATACCGGAAACAACCCCAAGCGCTACGCCTGAGATCAAGCCGGCATTATTGTCCAAAGCTTCTTCTTCATCCTCACTTTCTTCCATACCCGAACAGTTTAGAATCACCGCCAACTATCCTAATCCTTTTAATCCCAGTACGACGATTGCCTTTGAAGCGCCGGAAGAAGCGTATGTCACGCTGACGGTATATAACACGTTGGGGCAGAAAGTGAAAACACTTTATCGTGGCGTCAAGTCCTCCGGTCGACATATCGTGCAGTGGGATGCGACCAATGATAGTGGAAATATACAACCGAGCGGGATTTATATCGTACTTTTACAGGCAGGGAATTTCTCACAAAGTCATAAGATCACGTTGATGAAATAG
- a CDS encoding carbohydrate binding family 9 domain-containing protein, producing the protein MQRNSWIRILMHTWLMTLPMQFGLDVSAQLAESANKKAHRSGGSTFQPNTKMTLNVPKAESALIIDGEIEDTWLQGASFGNFVENGPVEGRQPLAETQGYILFDNDYVYFAFIAYDPEMHKLRANLSDRDRIFRDDFVGVNIDPFGAQTNGFEFFVNPLGIQGDLSVDVNENEDESFDAVWESAAKIYDDRWTVEIAIPFKSLRFPDRQDQNWLIHLWRVYPRENRFLYSWIPINRGKGNQYAQAGQIAMNMEKRPSKPIEFLPYALGSRDRFVKFNGDTTKGIWSKSNYDKNFGFNLKYGITSDMTLDLAYNPDFSQIEADATQISVNNTFALYYNERRPFFLEGRDVFFVDDDLNLMYTRSINDPLLLGKLSGKTDRLSYGYLLGLDENAPYIVPKEEGSRTLLSTNNTTNNTIRAKYELAKGTYVGILGTDRRTSDGSNTVGTIDTKIRINDTYTLSGIVSASTTDEPDATSLYGSTDRFVAFGDSLTYGFNNEKFKGIATRVTLDRTAREWGFFAWFNDRSPGFRSEQGFITNNNVREAGAFSRYTFYMNDDHPLLTRVEPRVRFNRKYNYDGKLKDWWINPQIFLQFKKQTYFWLGVAALNNENFAGKQFNNIHRISFESGTDAFQKLSGGLYGEVGNYINRSGNAEDTFNPLSKIKGVKLTVWATIRPISRLRNDFEFNSASFRKDFGGDLIDQQLIYRNTLQYQFTKRLFLRLIGEMGAINSHRAKRDKNTDDIVLDVNNQQVLDKTHDVFYAISPLMSYKINPFTVFYLGANFMGRNNLDFPNYDGTNLNRTNFFLKFQYLMQI; encoded by the coding sequence ATGCAACGCAACTCTTGGATACGCATACTGATGCACACCTGGCTTATGACTTTGCCGATGCAGTTTGGTTTGGATGTATCTGCACAACTGGCCGAGTCCGCAAACAAAAAAGCGCATCGCTCAGGTGGAAGCACCTTCCAACCTAATACTAAAATGACTCTCAATGTACCGAAAGCCGAATCGGCGCTTATCATAGACGGTGAAATTGAAGATACATGGTTACAAGGCGCGTCATTTGGGAATTTTGTTGAAAACGGCCCGGTCGAGGGGCGCCAGCCTTTAGCGGAAACACAAGGTTATATTTTGTTTGATAATGACTATGTTTATTTTGCATTTATCGCTTATGACCCGGAGATGCATAAGCTACGCGCCAATTTGAGCGACCGGGATCGCATATTTCGCGATGATTTCGTCGGAGTCAACATTGATCCGTTTGGCGCACAAACTAATGGTTTTGAGTTTTTCGTAAATCCCCTCGGTATCCAAGGTGATCTTTCCGTGGATGTCAACGAAAATGAGGATGAAAGTTTTGATGCCGTTTGGGAATCCGCAGCTAAAATTTATGATGATCGTTGGACCGTAGAAATCGCCATCCCGTTCAAAAGTTTACGATTCCCCGACAGACAAGATCAAAACTGGCTAATCCACCTTTGGCGAGTTTATCCTCGTGAAAATCGCTTTCTCTATTCATGGATACCGATTAACCGCGGGAAAGGAAACCAATATGCACAGGCCGGCCAAATTGCGATGAATATGGAAAAGCGGCCGAGCAAGCCGATTGAATTTCTACCTTATGCTTTAGGTTCGCGCGATCGTTTTGTCAAATTTAACGGCGATACAACCAAAGGGATATGGAGTAAAAGTAATTACGATAAAAACTTCGGTTTCAACTTGAAGTATGGAATCACCTCCGATATGACTTTGGATTTGGCTTACAATCCCGATTTCAGCCAGATCGAAGCCGATGCAACGCAGATCAGCGTCAACAATACTTTTGCATTGTACTATAACGAAAGACGGCCTTTTTTCCTTGAGGGGCGTGATGTTTTTTTCGTGGACGACGATCTTAATCTGATGTACACGCGCAGTATCAATGATCCCCTGTTGCTTGGCAAATTGTCCGGAAAAACAGACCGGCTAAGTTACGGATATCTTTTAGGCTTGGATGAAAATGCGCCTTACATTGTACCCAAAGAAGAAGGCAGCCGCACGTTGTTAAGTACTAACAATACAACAAACAACACAATTCGCGCCAAATACGAACTTGCCAAAGGCACCTATGTCGGCATTTTAGGAACAGATCGCCGGACGTCCGACGGTTCGAATACCGTCGGCACGATAGATACTAAAATACGAATCAATGATACCTACACTCTTTCCGGTATTGTCTCCGCTAGTACTACGGATGAGCCGGATGCGACGTCGCTGTATGGAAGCACCGACCGATTTGTAGCGTTTGGAGATTCCTTAACGTATGGATTTAACAATGAAAAATTTAAGGGCATAGCAACGCGCGTTACCTTGGACAGAACCGCTCGCGAGTGGGGTTTCTTTGCATGGTTTAATGACCGCTCGCCAGGATTTCGTTCCGAACAGGGTTTTATCACCAACAATAATGTTCGTGAAGCGGGCGCCTTTAGTCGTTACACGTTTTATATGAATGACGACCATCCGTTATTGACCCGCGTTGAACCGCGCGTACGATTTAATCGTAAATATAATTACGACGGTAAACTCAAAGATTGGTGGATCAATCCTCAGATTTTTTTACAATTCAAAAAACAAACTTACTTTTGGTTAGGCGTCGCAGCACTCAACAATGAAAATTTTGCAGGCAAACAGTTTAACAACATTCATCGTATTTCATTTGAATCGGGTACGGATGCTTTTCAAAAACTTTCCGGCGGGCTCTATGGAGAAGTCGGTAATTATATTAATCGCTCAGGAAACGCAGAAGACACGTTTAATCCGTTATCCAAAATCAAAGGCGTCAAGCTGACGGTTTGGGCTACGATTCGACCGATCAGCCGCTTGCGTAATGATTTCGAATTTAATTCAGCAAGCTTCCGCAAAGACTTTGGTGGCGATCTCATTGATCAACAATTGATTTATCGCAATACATTGCAGTATCAATTCACTAAGCGGCTATTTCTTCGCTTGATCGGAGAGATGGGTGCTATCAATTCACACCGCGCAAAACGCGATAAAAATACCGATGACATCGTACTTGATGTAAACAATCAGCAGGTGCTCGATAAAACGCATGATGTTTTCTACGCCATATCACCGCTTATGAGTTACAAGATCAATCCGTTTACGGTGTTTTATCTTGGTGCCAATTTCATGGGCAGGAATAATTTAGATTTTCCGAATTATGACGGAACGAACCTCAATCGCACTAACTTCTTTTTAAAATTTCAGTATTTGATGCAGATATAG
- a CDS encoding glycogen debranching enzyme N-terminal domain-containing protein, with protein MQKPAPPEPIRLDRETCGDYYYATQKEWLETNGLGGFASSTIIGAHTRRYHGLLCAPLRPPAQRFVFLSKYDEQVRIGDKLYDLATNQYPFIIHPDGHKRMASFEYDLYPRMIYDLDGVLLEKAILMPHGSNTVIVWYHLRESSQPVTLILRPLCAFRDYHSLSRETSQIRKEAEFSEHRLTIRPYDHLPPLYITAPGAFFDPKFYWYNNTEYRKEQERGLEFREDLFTHGTLSVTLEPGSALDVAASLYDTRLTSEAIWEMWTHEVHRRIKILSDFPLKDPLARRLALAADQFMVTGQSGKTIIAGYHWFTDWGRDTMISLPGLTLATGKTEDAKAIISTFLPFVSQGMIPNRFPDAGEAPEYNNVDGTLWFVMACYQYYEKTKDTEFLKHRLFDTLKDIITAHTQGTRYNIHMDDDGLLYAGDNGVQLTWMDAKIGDWVVTPRIGKPVEINALWYNALRIMAYFANQLHHDDAAKAYEAMADRIKNIFESAYWNEERRCLYDVISSSGNDGSIRPNQIFAISLPFALLSDDKALAVVRCVDAQLRTPAGLRSLAPSDSGYTGVYAGDAYHRDAAYHQGTAWLWLIGPYMEAYLRVHHFSAEARTHIRAILQTIEPLIHDAGLGTLSEIADGDAPHLPKGCIAQAWSVAEVLRIMHMLESYDAPSA; from the coding sequence ATGCAAAAACCGGCACCTCCGGAGCCCATACGATTAGACCGCGAAACCTGTGGTGATTATTATTATGCCACGCAAAAAGAATGGCTGGAAACCAACGGCCTTGGTGGCTTTGCTTCGTCAACGATCATCGGCGCGCATACACGCCGATATCACGGTTTATTATGCGCCCCGCTACGCCCGCCTGCTCAACGTTTTGTTTTTTTATCCAAATACGACGAACAAGTACGTATCGGCGACAAATTGTATGACCTCGCGACCAATCAATATCCGTTTATTATTCATCCCGACGGCCATAAGCGCATGGCGTCCTTCGAATACGATCTTTATCCGCGCATGATCTACGATCTGGACGGTGTACTGCTCGAAAAAGCCATTCTCATGCCGCATGGAAGTAATACCGTGATCGTTTGGTATCACCTTCGTGAATCCAGTCAGCCCGTCACACTGATTCTTCGCCCCTTATGCGCATTCCGCGATTACCATAGCCTTTCCCGCGAAACATCGCAAATTCGTAAAGAAGCCGAATTCTCCGAACATCGGTTGACCATTCGTCCCTACGATCATTTACCGCCTTTGTACATCACCGCACCCGGTGCTTTTTTTGATCCTAAATTTTATTGGTACAATAACACTGAGTACCGTAAAGAACAGGAACGCGGGCTTGAATTTCGCGAAGATTTATTTACGCACGGCACTCTTTCGGTGACATTGGAACCCGGATCGGCTCTCGATGTCGCCGCTTCCTTGTATGATACCCGCCTCACTTCTGAAGCGATTTGGGAAATGTGGACCCATGAAGTTCATCGCCGTATAAAAATACTGTCGGATTTTCCGTTGAAAGATCCGCTTGCCCGGCGATTGGCGTTGGCCGCCGACCAATTTATGGTGACCGGACAAAGCGGTAAGACCATTATCGCAGGTTATCACTGGTTTACCGATTGGGGACGCGACACGATGATCAGTTTACCGGGCCTCACGCTGGCCACAGGAAAAACCGAAGACGCGAAGGCTATCATTTCGACATTTCTTCCATTCGTATCGCAAGGCATGATCCCCAATCGTTTTCCGGATGCCGGCGAAGCACCGGAATACAATAACGTGGACGGCACGTTGTGGTTTGTGATGGCCTGTTATCAGTATTATGAAAAAACCAAAGATACAGAATTTCTGAAACATCGCTTGTTTGATACACTCAAAGATATCATCACGGCGCATACGCAAGGCACTCGTTATAACATTCACATGGATGATGACGGGCTGCTATATGCCGGTGACAACGGTGTGCAGCTGACATGGATGGACGCCAAAATCGGAGATTGGGTTGTCACTCCGCGCATCGGCAAACCGGTCGAAATCAATGCCCTTTGGTATAACGCACTCCGGATCATGGCTTACTTTGCAAACCAGCTCCACCATGACGACGCGGCTAAAGCATATGAAGCGATGGCCGATCGGATAAAAAATATTTTTGAATCCGCATATTGGAATGAAGAGCGCCGCTGCCTCTACGATGTAATCAGTTCATCAGGAAATGACGGGAGTATACGCCCCAATCAGATATTTGCGATCAGCCTGCCTTTTGCGTTGTTATCTGATGATAAAGCTTTGGCTGTGGTACGCTGCGTTGATGCGCAGCTGAGAACGCCCGCCGGCCTGCGCAGTCTTGCGCCTTCCGATAGCGGATATACGGGCGTTTACGCCGGCGATGCGTATCATCGTGATGCGGCGTATCATCAAGGCACGGCATGGCTGTGGCTTATCGGCCCTTACATGGAAGCTTATTTGCGAGTTCATCATTTTTCTGCGGAAGCACGCACACATATCCGGGCGATATTGCAAACGATCGAACCGCTGATACACGACGCCGGCTTAGGTACATTATCGGAAATCGCCGACGGGGATGCACCGCACTTACCCAAAGGCTGCATCGCACAGGCTTGGTCCGTCGCCGAAGTATTGCGCATTATGCACATGTTAGAATCCTACGATGCCCCATCCGCTTGA